In a genomic window of [Empedobacter] haloabium:
- a CDS encoding uracil-DNA glycosylase, protein MSELSQRSAVFLDAMGVGPQWLLRDRPARVPEMADEVMADEVMADNVRTDDVMTGGAMAEQVDVAATEPVPAPAAMPPSVAPAADTAWFDNAPPAPSTAPALKQPAKKIEPARTQVPSASEDTAWFDAVPAPAARPAATSAARAATDEEIASMDWRELQSAVRRCTRCDLCHTRRAAVPGRGDEAARWLVLGPAPTTADEDEATAFAGDPGQLLENMLRAVDLSTGGGAYVTTLVKCRPADDAGVDRLPTPSELAACRPYLQRELELTEAGLVLTLGGVTAKALLGAAARGKVLRHGELPVVATFHPADLLRRPEDKARAWADLCLARSAHAGRR, encoded by the coding sequence ATGAGCGAGCTGTCGCAGCGCAGTGCCGTGTTCCTGGATGCGATGGGCGTGGGGCCGCAATGGCTGTTGCGCGACCGGCCCGCGCGCGTGCCGGAGATGGCCGATGAAGTGATGGCCGATGAAGTGATGGCCGATAACGTGAGGACCGATGACGTGATGACCGGCGGCGCGATGGCCGAGCAAGTCGACGTCGCGGCGACCGAACCCGTGCCGGCACCCGCGGCGATGCCGCCATCCGTGGCGCCGGCGGCCGACACCGCCTGGTTCGACAACGCGCCGCCGGCGCCCTCGACGGCGCCGGCACTGAAGCAGCCGGCCAAGAAGATCGAGCCCGCCCGCACGCAGGTTCCCAGCGCCAGCGAGGACACGGCCTGGTTCGACGCCGTGCCGGCGCCGGCCGCGCGTCCCGCCGCCACGAGCGCGGCCCGCGCCGCCACGGACGAGGAAATCGCATCGATGGACTGGCGCGAGCTGCAGTCCGCCGTGCGCCGCTGCACCCGCTGCGACCTGTGCCACACGCGCCGCGCGGCCGTGCCGGGCCGCGGCGACGAGGCCGCGCGCTGGCTCGTGCTGGGCCCCGCGCCGACGACGGCGGACGAAGACGAGGCAACCGCGTTCGCCGGCGACCCGGGCCAGCTGCTGGAGAACATGCTGCGCGCCGTCGACCTCTCGACCGGCGGCGGCGCCTACGTCACCACCCTGGTCAAATGCCGCCCCGCCGATGACGCGGGCGTGGACCGGCTGCCGACCCCAAGCGAACTGGCGGCCTGCCGGCCCTACCTGCAGCGCGAACTGGAGCTGACCGAGGCCGGGCTGGTGCTGACCCTGGGCGGCGTCACGGCCAAGGCGCTGCTGGGCGCGGCCGCGCGCGGCAAGGTGCTGCGCCATGGCGAGCTGCCCGTCGTGGCGACATTCCACCCGGCCGACCTGCTGCGCCGGCCGGAAGACAAAGCCCGGGCCTGGGCCGACCTGTGCCTGGCCCGCTCCGCCCATGCCGGCCGGCGCTGA
- a CDS encoding DUF1853 family protein — MPAGADATDFTSYQARFARRWGHLTRPHVRALAWLLDSPDLLDPAAPAWQGRVAAGGPADAATAAWLAQLEADPAPLDAALGARHYSRLGLYAEKLMAFYFAQRGDLFAHGLQVRAANNGTVGEFDFLLDTGAGLRHLEFATKFYLLDSDDPGGDFDQLVGPNLADTLGRKLRKIFGQQLELARHPAAQALLPQPVIAAQALVKGWLFYPEGAAPPLPGIGPGHCRARWHTLSGLAATAAERHIVMPRLQWLAPLQAPARPARDGSVPPTPPALARAELLTVLEQKFAQDRSPVMVAAVREEGDWLVEQTRAFVVPDDWPQRAAERRPGRRAP, encoded by the coding sequence ATGCCGGCCGGCGCTGACGCCACCGATTTCACATCCTACCAGGCGCGCTTCGCGCGCCGCTGGGGCCACCTGACGCGCCCGCACGTGCGCGCGCTGGCCTGGCTGCTCGATTCGCCCGACTTGCTGGACCCGGCGGCACCGGCCTGGCAGGGGCGCGTCGCGGCAGGCGGGCCTGCCGATGCGGCGACCGCCGCGTGGCTGGCGCAACTGGAAGCCGATCCGGCCCCGTTGGATGCGGCACTGGGCGCGCGCCACTATTCGCGCCTCGGCCTGTACGCGGAAAAGCTGATGGCCTTCTATTTCGCCCAGCGCGGCGACCTGTTCGCGCATGGCCTGCAGGTACGGGCCGCCAATAACGGCACCGTGGGCGAATTCGACTTCCTGCTCGACACGGGCGCCGGCCTGCGCCATCTCGAGTTCGCCACCAAGTTCTATTTGCTGGACAGCGACGACCCGGGCGGCGATTTCGACCAGCTGGTCGGGCCGAACCTGGCCGACACGCTGGGGCGCAAGCTGCGCAAGATCTTCGGCCAGCAGCTCGAGCTGGCGCGCCATCCGGCCGCGCAGGCGCTGCTGCCGCAACCGGTGATCGCGGCGCAAGCCCTCGTCAAGGGCTGGCTGTTCTATCCGGAAGGGGCGGCGCCGCCGCTGCCCGGCATCGGCCCCGGGCACTGCCGCGCGCGCTGGCATACGCTGAGCGGACTGGCCGCGACGGCGGCAGAACGCCATATCGTCATGCCGCGCCTGCAGTGGCTGGCGCCGTTGCAGGCGCCGGCGCGGCCCGCGCGGGACGGCTCGGTGCCGCCCACGCCGCCGGCGCTGGCGCGCGCGGAACTGCTGACGGTACTGGAACAGAAGTTCGCGCAGGACCGCTCGCCCGTGATGGTGGCGGCGGTGCGCGAAGAAGGGGACTGGCTGGTGGAACAGACGCGCGCGTTCGTGGTGCCGGACGACTGGCCGCAGCGCGCCGCGGAACGGCGCCCGGGACGCAGGGCGCCCTGA
- the lplT gene encoding lysophospholipid transporter LplT, with translation MNRGFYTIMAAQFFSSLADNALLFVAIDLLTRMHSPAWITPLLKFLFVLFYVLLAAFVGAFADSLPKGRVMFIANMVKIFGCALLFVQIHPLAAYAIVGIGAAIYSPAKYGILTELLPPEKLVAANGWIEGLTISSIILGTVMGGALVSAKVGAMMLSFDFPLLDTSIDSAAEAALCVVAVLYIAAALFNLRIPLTGSVYPHQERNPARLIEDFANCCVILWKDKLGQISLAVTTLFWGTGATLQFIVLEWAKQYLHMTYEKATTMVGLVGVGVTVGAVLSARFITLRRSLSVIPLGVAMGFMVMAMAFVHSTWIAYPMLIGIGILSGFFVVPMNALLQHRGHVLMSAGHSIAVQNFNENLSILTMLAVYSLMLRLHLDLQVIIILFGLFLAGTMVFIMRLHAANQREHDSLALIGEHKH, from the coding sequence ATGAACCGTGGTTTTTATACCATCATGGCAGCGCAGTTCTTTTCGTCGCTGGCGGACAACGCATTGTTGTTCGTCGCGATCGACCTGCTCACCAGGATGCACTCGCCAGCGTGGATCACGCCACTACTGAAATTTCTGTTTGTCCTGTTCTATGTCCTGCTGGCCGCGTTCGTCGGCGCCTTCGCCGATTCGCTGCCCAAGGGTCGTGTCATGTTCATCGCGAACATGGTCAAGATCTTCGGCTGCGCGCTGCTGTTCGTGCAGATTCACCCGCTGGCCGCCTACGCCATCGTCGGCATCGGCGCCGCCATTTACTCGCCCGCCAAATATGGCATCCTGACCGAGTTGCTGCCGCCGGAAAAGCTGGTCGCGGCCAATGGCTGGATCGAGGGCCTGACCATTTCGTCGATCATCCTCGGCACCGTGATGGGTGGCGCGCTGGTGTCGGCAAAGGTAGGCGCCATGATGCTCTCGTTCGACTTCCCCCTGCTCGACACCAGCATCGACAGCGCCGCCGAAGCGGCGCTGTGCGTCGTGGCCGTGCTGTACATCGCCGCCGCCCTGTTCAACCTGCGCATTCCGCTGACGGGCAGCGTCTATCCGCACCAGGAGCGCAACCCCGCGCGCCTGATCGAGGATTTCGCCAATTGCTGCGTGATCCTGTGGAAGGACAAGCTGGGCCAGATCTCGCTGGCCGTCACCACGCTTTTCTGGGGCACCGGTGCCACGCTGCAGTTCATCGTGCTGGAATGGGCCAAGCAGTACCTGCACATGACATATGAAAAGGCGACGACGATGGTTGGCCTGGTCGGCGTCGGTGTCACGGTGGGTGCCGTGCTGTCGGCCAGGTTCATCACGCTGCGCCGCTCGCTGTCCGTCATCCCGCTGGGCGTGGCGATGGGCTTCATGGTGATGGCGATGGCGTTCGTGCACAGTACGTGGATCGCCTACCCGATGCTGATCGGGATCGGCATCCTGTCCGGCTTCTTCGTGGTGCCGATGAACGCGCTGCTGCAGCACCGCGGCCACGTGCTGATGAGCGCCGGCCATTCGATCGCCGTGCAGAACTTCAACGAGAACCTGTCGATCCTGACGATGCTGGCCGTGTATTCGCTGATGCTGCGGCTGCACCTGGACCTGCAAGTCATCATCATCCTGTTCGGCCTGTTCCTGGCCGGGACCATGGTCTTCATCATGCGCCTGCACGCGGCCAACCAGCGCGAGCACGATTCGCTGGCGCTGATCGGCGAGCACAAACACTGA
- the alr gene encoding alanine racemase, translating into MPRPITATVHIASMQHNLERARACAPGSKAWAVVKANAYGHGLERALRGFAAADGLALIEFDNAVRLREMGWTKPVLLLEGWFDAADLATMARHDLNGAAHCMEQIALLEDFCARTPPARPLNVHLKMNTGMNRLGFKPEQFGAAFARLRAIPHVGEITLMTHFANADEANHPCVSLHQQLRRFAEGTAGLPGPRSMANSAGVFQMPGMGDALVSDWIRPGIMLYGGTPGGRTAAEYGLRPAMTLASTLIGVQDIQAGDFVGYGSRFEAEGAMRIGVVACGYADGYPRHAPTGTPILVDGVRTRTVGRVSMDMLAVDLTPVPAAGVGSRVVLWGEGLPIDDVATAAGTIGYELMCAVAPRVPVLED; encoded by the coding sequence ATGCCAAGGCCCATCACCGCCACCGTCCACATCGCATCGATGCAGCACAACCTGGAACGCGCGCGCGCCTGCGCCCCTGGCTCGAAGGCCTGGGCCGTGGTCAAGGCGAACGCCTACGGCCACGGGCTGGAACGGGCCTTGCGCGGCTTCGCCGCCGCCGACGGGCTGGCGCTGATCGAGTTCGACAACGCCGTGCGGCTGCGCGAGATGGGCTGGACCAAGCCGGTGCTGCTGCTGGAAGGCTGGTTCGACGCGGCCGACCTGGCAACGATGGCGCGCCACGACCTGAACGGCGCGGCGCACTGCATGGAGCAGATCGCGCTGCTGGAGGACTTCTGCGCGCGCACGCCGCCGGCGCGCCCCCTGAACGTGCACCTGAAGATGAACACGGGGATGAACCGCCTGGGCTTCAAGCCGGAGCAGTTCGGCGCCGCGTTTGCCCGCCTGCGCGCGATCCCGCACGTGGGCGAGATCACCTTGATGACCCACTTCGCCAATGCCGACGAGGCGAACCACCCGTGCGTCTCGCTGCACCAACAGCTGCGCCGTTTCGCCGAAGGCACGGCCGGGCTGCCGGGACCGCGCAGCATGGCCAATTCGGCCGGCGTGTTCCAGATGCCGGGCATGGGCGATGCGCTGGTGTCGGACTGGATCCGGCCCGGCATCATGCTGTACGGCGGCACGCCGGGCGGCCGCACGGCGGCCGAGTACGGCCTGCGGCCCGCCATGACCTTGGCCTCCACCCTGATCGGCGTGCAGGACATCCAGGCGGGCGACTTCGTCGGCTACGGCAGCCGTTTCGAGGCCGAGGGCGCGATGCGCATCGGCGTGGTGGCCTGCGGCTATGCCGACGGCTACCCGCGCCACGCGCCCACCGGCACGCCGATCCTGGTGGACGGCGTGCGCACCCGCACCGTCGGTCGCGTGTCGATGGACATGCTGGCCGTCGACCTGACGCCGGTGCCGGCGGCTGGCGTGGGCAGCCGCGTGGTGCTGTGGGGCGAGGGCCTGCCGATTGACGATGTGGCAACAGCGGCTGGCACGATCGGCTACGAGTTGATGTGCGCGGTGGCGCCGCGCGTGCCGGTGCTTGAGGATTGA
- the radA gene encoding DNA repair protein RadA, which produces MAKAKTNYTCSECGGTSTKWTGQCPACRQWNTMVETVVETAGVNRFSQGQHQALAQTAPVLSLHEIEALDVPRFGTGIDEFDRVLGGGLVAGGVVLIGGDPGIGKSTLLLQALAEMSRLRSVLYVSGEESGAQIALRAKRLAIDARDFKLQAEIQLEKILGTLADVRPQVAVIDSIQTLYSDALTSAPGSVAQVRECAAQLTRVAKQTGVTIILVGHVTKEGALAGPRVLEHIVDTVLYFEGDSHSSFRLVRAIKNRFGAVNELGVFAMTEKGLKGVSNPSALFLSQHDNQVPGSCVMVTQEGTRPLLVEIQALVDASHLPNARRLSVGLEQNRLAMLLAVLHRHAGIAAFDQDVFINAVGGVKITEPAADLAVLLAINSSMRNKALPRGFVVFGEVGLAGEIRPAPRGQERLREAAKLGFSIAMIPKANAPKQPIEGMTIIAVDRIDDAFNRLRELQ; this is translated from the coding sequence ATGGCAAAAGCAAAGACCAACTACACCTGCAGCGAATGCGGCGGCACCAGCACCAAATGGACGGGCCAGTGCCCGGCGTGCCGGCAGTGGAACACGATGGTGGAAACCGTCGTCGAGACGGCCGGCGTGAACCGCTTCTCGCAGGGCCAGCACCAGGCACTGGCGCAGACGGCGCCGGTGCTGTCGCTGCACGAGATCGAGGCGCTCGACGTGCCCCGTTTCGGCACGGGCATCGATGAATTCGACCGCGTGCTGGGCGGTGGCCTGGTGGCCGGCGGCGTCGTGCTGATCGGCGGCGACCCCGGCATCGGCAAATCCACCCTGCTGCTGCAGGCGCTGGCCGAGATGTCGCGCCTGCGCAGCGTGCTGTACGTGTCGGGCGAGGAATCGGGCGCGCAGATCGCGCTGCGCGCCAAGCGCCTGGCCATCGACGCCAGGGATTTCAAACTGCAGGCCGAGATCCAGTTGGAGAAGATCCTCGGCACCTTGGCGGACGTGCGGCCCCAGGTGGCCGTGATCGACTCGATCCAGACCCTGTATTCGGACGCGCTGACGTCCGCGCCGGGCTCGGTGGCGCAGGTGCGCGAATGCGCGGCGCAGCTGACGCGCGTGGCCAAGCAGACCGGCGTGACGATCATCCTGGTCGGCCACGTGACGAAGGAGGGCGCGCTGGCCGGGCCGCGCGTGCTCGAGCACATCGTCGACACGGTGCTGTACTTCGAGGGCGACAGCCATTCCAGCTTCCGCCTGGTGCGCGCCATCAAGAACCGCTTCGGCGCCGTCAACGAGCTGGGCGTGTTCGCGATGACGGAGAAGGGCCTGAAGGGCGTCTCGAATCCGTCCGCGCTCTTCCTGTCGCAGCACGACAACCAGGTGCCCGGTTCCTGCGTGATGGTCACGCAGGAAGGCACCCGGCCGCTGCTGGTGGAGATCCAGGCGCTGGTCGACGCCAGCCATCTGCCGAACGCGCGCCGCCTGTCCGTCGGCCTGGAGCAGAACCGGCTGGCGATGCTGCTGGCCGTATTGCACCGGCATGCCGGCATCGCCGCGTTCGACCAGGACGTGTTCATCAACGCGGTGGGCGGCGTCAAGATCACGGAACCGGCGGCCGACCTGGCGGTGCTGCTGGCGATTAACTCATCGATGCGCAACAAGGCGCTGCCGCGCGGCTTCGTCGTGTTCGGCGAGGTGGGCCTGGCCGGCGAGATCCGGCCGGCGCCGCGCGGGCAGGAGCGTTTGCGCGAGGCCGCCAAGCTGGGCTTTTCCATCGCCATGATCCCAAAGGCCAACGCGCCCAAGCAGCCGATCGAGGGCATGACGATCATTGCCGTCGACCGGATCGACGACGCTTTCAATCGCTTGCGCGAGCTGCAGTGA
- a CDS encoding PilZ domain-containing protein, translating to MSVEQRQSARKIMRTRAMVVLDGGQPMGARTYDISLGGVSVTTEKKLNPGQAGQVVFEMLVEGKPQLITVRAKVVHCIFSGDEFKVGFMFQPLAPDVLAAITRFMK from the coding sequence GTGTCAGTCGAACAAAGACAGAGTGCCCGCAAGATCATGCGGACGCGGGCGATGGTCGTGCTGGACGGTGGCCAGCCGATGGGCGCGCGCACCTACGACATCAGCCTGGGCGGCGTGTCCGTCACGACCGAAAAGAAGCTCAATCCGGGCCAGGCCGGGCAGGTCGTGTTCGAGATGCTGGTCGAGGGCAAGCCCCAGCTGATCACGGTGCGTGCGAAGGTCGTGCACTGCATCTTCAGCGGTGACGAGTTCAAGGTCGGCTTCATGTTCCAGCCGCTGGCGCCGGACGTGCTGGCGGCCATCACGCGCTTCATGAAGTAG